Part of the Quercus robur chromosome 5, dhQueRobu3.1, whole genome shotgun sequence genome, AATTAAGCAAGCCCAAGCATTtaatgattagggtttctttatGCATTTTTATTGTTAGCTATTTAAACACTTTTTGCGATTATTGTAAGACAGTTTTTtgagaataattaaaaataaacgtGTGTTTTCTTTCACTGGTGCCGACTCCAGTTTACTTGGTGCTGACTCAAAGCAGCCCTTAGGGGCTGAATCCTAGGGTTTATCTTTTATTCTATTGTTAGTGTGGTTGTTCTACGTCATGTTCCCTCATCATTAGGAAAACATTTATGTATTCAGTTGTTTTATTTGCACTTTTTCTAGTTGACagttttcttttaacttttctGAGAGACATTCAAGGCTTGTAACTCATGCCTCAGGTTCTGCCTATTTTATTGTTAAGCTTAGCAGCTTTACCTAAATATTTCGGTGCACTTATTATACACAAAGGCTATGCATGCATAGGGGGCTCATGCAGAACAAAGTTTTGCAAAAGAGTTTGAGGAgaaagatttcttttttccctctcttcatcgcttttgttttgtcaaattaacatttcagattttttctttccatctGAAGTATTTTCCTTGCTTTCATTAATAATCCATGTGGTTAATATATATTGCTATTTTCTTGGTACTGAAAATGGCACTattcatttcttcttcttcttcttttttttttttttttttttcaaatgggaAATGTGAATCTTAATTGTCACACCCTAATAATGCATAGGGCTGTGCGGTTTTGGTTCCTACAGTTCATCTTTTCAACTTATatcataattcttttattgtGTTCATCATAACCTATTCTCATGTGGGACTAGTGAAGAAGGAGAATCATACCTtgtggaatggaatgaaaatgaCGGGGCTATCAAACGTGTATATAATGCTCTTTGGAAGTGGTCTGTGGGGGTTGTGCAATTTGATACAATGAAGAAACGGTTCCTGGCTACTGGTGAtgagtttcaaataaaattttgggacaAACAATGTTGACATCTTGACAACTACTTCTGCAAAGGGTGGATTACTAGTAATGCCTATGGCAGTCCTTTTCTTGATGTGCTTGGCAGTATTTTGAAACCCTCTTATTATTAATCTTTACGATTGAATATCTTTTAGGCTTGTCCTTGCATTTGATTTAACAAGGAAGGGATACCACTCGCTGTATCAACAAGAGAGAATGGAATCAAAATACTTGCAAATGCTGATGATCTACGGCTTTTGCGTTGCATTTGATTTAACAAGGAAGGGATACCACTCGCTGTATCAACAAGAGAGAATGGAATCAAAATACTTGCAAATGCTGATGGTCTACGGCTTTTGCGTTCTATTGAAAATCATGCAGTTGGTACCACTAGAGGATAGAAGATTTATAGTTCATGGGGGTTTCTAGTAGAAAGTACGTTTGTTTGTAAAGTTCATGAGGTTGTGGGCTCATTTTCAAGCTCTTATTagttagaaatttcaagaagttAAGGACTTTGTTGACTTTATTACGCACTAGAGATTTTTACTATGTTGTGTTAATTATTTTCACACAATTTGATAGGAGGTGTATGttaaattcatgattttttttttttttttaatctgagatagaaatcatattttaatatattttaagtgtatatgtgtgaaactcgcTCTTGGAAACTTGAACTACGGCCTTTGCCCCTTCACCTTATAAGAACTTGTACTTGTGAAATGACCATCACAATAAGGTACTTGGTGGGATAAGGTATTTAAGGATATGTTGCTTTAACATGAAATATAACAGGAATAGATTGAAAAAACGTTAATTACACTTTACTTACctgtagtttaaaaaatatcattttactCCCTCAAGGTTGTTTCTTTAGCTTTGGCTACGTAAAACTTATCCATAACAATAAACTATTAAAatgtttcttaaattttttttatattttaataaaacattttaaaagtttaagaattttttttataaattttctcctttaaaaaaaaaaaaaagtacaaatgaaATATCCCTGATTTGGCGATATGTACCGACTCTGACATTCTAAAAAGGATTTTACTAATATATGTCTTAAAGACACGTAATAATAAgccaattttagaaaaaatttatcagaaagttttgataacttttttaattttcaataaaatttttctaataataGATTTGTTAACGTGAGTCCTTAACCGAatccttcttaaaaaaaaagaaacgtttctctctctcagcCCAAACCCCAAAAATCCAATTTTCAGTTCCAATGCCTCCAGATAGAGTATGGAAAAAAATGAAGTCCCCTTCTGCTTCGTCATCAATGAAGATGGGTCATGTGCAAAGAGTTACCCGTGGGACCCATCCTAACACCCAACATGGGCCCTTCCCTCCCAGCcttttcaaacattttactaAAAGCATCCATAACAATGACAAACACACAAGACCATCCCTCACAGCTTTATCCAACATTTTACTAAAAGCATCCATAACAATGACAAACAATAAAGGGGATAATGGATCACCTTGTCCCATTCATAATAGATAAAGCTTTCTAAGTCAGACATGACGATGAAGTGTAATAACAGATAATTCACCGTCTCCCCATTACACCTACACATACAGCACCACCCTACTAGCATGTATGATATATCTGCACTTAACGAGATCATCATACGTTAGGATCTTCTCCCAAGGTGCAGTCCAACCAAAGAAAGAGATTTGTCAAGGGGCTTAACACTCCAAATTCTCTTCTAAGGGAATATCAAATCACATGGATCTCTTAAAGCAGTATATTATGAATGGACATTTAACTCTCCACACCTCTTCAACCACCAGCACATTTTATCAATGTCCCTCTCTTGAGGGAATATTGGATTCTGGAGCACTGAGGAAAGCAGTTATCAGTTCTAACTCCCAGTCATTAAAGTCTCGGGGAAATTTCACACCCCAGCTCCTCCTAGCCCCCACGGAATGACTCACCAACATGGAACCGACCGATGCCTCTTTATCTAAAGAGCACTCATACAAAGCTGGAAGCATCTCCCTAATGGTTGATCGCCACACCATTTGTGATGAAAAAACCGAATACATTTATCATTACCAACTACAAAATGAATTTACTCAAACACAATGAACCAAATATCAATTGACTAATAAGGTAAATTTGCATCTCCAATAATTTGTAATGTGATTTGGATCAAATTGACTGTTCAAACGAACTTTGCATAATAGTACCTATTGTTCAACTATATGTACATTTAGGTTCACTTCATCATCCTTAAATCAAAGAGTTAAAAATCCATGAGGCTTTTGTGATTTATTTCGATCTTAGTCTATTATAATTAGGTGTAATTTGTGTAGAAGTGATTTCTCTAAGATGGTGCCACAAATGCAATCTCAATCTCATTATAtagtattgttatttttttgataattcaatagttacaacgGGGGGatgggggatttgaaccttggatgTCTTTGTGGAAACACCAGAAGGTGCCaactagttgagctacaaggctctagTTAACATATATTAAAGGATGCTTCCCCCCccaactccccccccccccccacccctccccccaaaaaaaaaaaaaaaatcagcttatCTGCAAGGTGTTTTTCAGTTGGGGGGATGGGGGCTGAGGAGCACATATGTATCCTTTGTTTTCTACAGAGTGGTTACAAACTTCAAATAGTTTtcttgattttgatattttggcaaGCTTGCTTATGTTGTCTGCCGACACATGGTCACAAGTACTTGGATTGATAGCTTTAAATTCAGGTAGGAATCTTGGATGATTTGGCCTAGAGAATGTTCCCAACTAGATATGTTGCGTTTTGCTTTTTTTGAACAATTTCTGTGCGCACAATAGAAAATAGACAGCACACCAACATATTTATATGATCTTTTTATTTGAGactcttgattttctaaaaaccTATCAAAATGGACTAGAGGTCCTCAAGAATATTTCTTTGATGACTTACTGCAGTTCACAATTTGGTGGGCTCAATCTATTTGTCTCTAATAAGGAATTTGTAGGTGCAGAACTCTTccgcatttttttatttacttgtcTGTTTGTTACTCccggttcatttttttttcacatcctTGGTATTTTTGCAGTTCAAGTTGGCTTAGATGCCTTCGTCTTGTATGTTGCTATGGCATTTCGGATGAGGGAATGAGTGAAGTGGCTGCAAAACTTCCATTATTGGAGGAGCTGGACATTACACTAGGTCCATTGTCAAAAGAATCTCTAGAAGCTGTGGGGTGCTGTTGTCCTCTTTTGAAATCAATCAAATGGAATCAGCAGTGGTATGCTGCATATGGACTTTCTCAGATAAAGTGTAATGAGGAGGCAGTTGCTATTGCAAAGAACATGCCTGAATTACGCCACCTCCAGATTATTGGAAATAAGCTGGTGAATGATGGCTTGCTGGCCAGACATGATGGTTGTCCTCAGCTCGAATCACTTGACCTAAGGAAATGTTTCCATGTCACTCTGTCAGGAAATTTGGGAAAATATGCTCAACGGATTAAAGTCTTGCGGCATCCCGATGATTCAACTGATAACTATGAATTTGTTGCTGATGATGGATCTTTTGATGAAGGCTCGGATATTGTTTATTCCTTAGATTCCACTGTTGGTGATGAATTCTTTGATGACATTCATGATCATGGatcttttgatgatgatgatgacacgGACTACGATCCCACCAACTCCTACTAATGATTTaggagatttttattttgactagTCCTTTTGTATAGTGTATCTTAACAAAATGACTTTTGTGCTGtacatattttgaatatttagtATCAGTTATACTGTAGTGATTAGAtctgaaattttaatttataatttctatCCCTGCAAATGCCGTCTTACGTTTCAGCAAGTCTTATACATATACTTTTGAAGGTGGGAAAATTAGAGTTAAACAAATAGTGTAAAACCTCCTAGTTGGATTTActtgaaaaaatatttggaatCCATCATGTGACTAAGTTTTATGTCAAGCAAATTTCACAGAGCCTATTGTTCTTAGTAATCCATGGATATATAAATGCTCTTCTGTTATACTTTGTTTTAAAATCTTCTCTGGGGAGACTTTCGGGTTTATATGAACTACAATAACATTCATTTTCCTGCTATTACTTTGCCCTGGATAATGCCATCACTTTTTTAACTCCTCTTAGTGGTTGTTTTATTGGAGATTACTTTAATAGACCTacattttgattaaaaaaaattatcatacattttaattaaaagggaaaaaaaaaagtgttgtaattatCCTTTCaagtaagaaaagaaatgaGTTTGCAATTATGCCATGAATTTTCTCACAACAAAAAGGAATCTTGTTTGGAAATTCTCATCCACAATAAAGAAGCAAATGATTAATAGTCTCCTCCCTTGTTTTGTTTGTATGATATTAGTCTATTAAACCGACAAATGTTTCCTTAAATTCTCTATTAATAGAATTCTTTTTAAAAGTGTGCATTCAAATTAacttaactagtaaagtctccAATTGTCATATAAAAGATCTAGGATTCCAACATTGCttaaactaaaaattaagaCTCTTTAAAAGTATAATCCACGTAGAGAATGCCACTCTAGTAGACTGGCAGATTTAAAAAGTACCATTGCAAACATCATGTCTCTTGCTaaagattttgttgtttgtgATTTAATTGGGTCTCTCAAGAACTTGAAAGATGGGTTctaaatgttttcttttgttggcccatgatttcttttctttttttcctgatAAAGCCCATGGGCTACATTTAATAATGCCATTGTAAAAGCTAAGGATTCCTCTTTTCTGTGATTGACTTTTTTACCGAACGCCATAGTATCATTACGTTCTTTTCGGTAATTGAAGGTTTATTTTcggaattaaaaaattacaccatatttattctttaaaaaaaaaaaaaaaattacgccATAGTACCTTTACTCTTCTACAAAATTGATCTCCTCTCCTGCCTCTTCAAAATACCACAACCATTTCCTCAATAATGCTTGATTGAAGAACACACTCGGCAGCTTATTCAAACTACTGACCCTATACCTAAATCTACAAGTATTATTAAACTTTAAGCACACCACAAGCACATGTATATAGGTtgtttctaatttgtcctacacCAACGATCACTTGTATCAAAGAGAGAATAACTTCActtgttctttcttcttcagtaAAATTTGGGGTGCTATTAGTTTTGTCACTCTTCCGCACAATAAGTGGTTGTTGCAACCACATtgaaccttctttttttttttttttgggatatttaATGCACATTGAACCAAATATCAATTGACGAATTAAGTAATTTGTATCTTCAACAATTTGCAACAACATTGAACCCTTCTATTTTGGATGTTTGGGCAAGCTTGCTTATGTTGTTAGCTGACACATGGTCACAAGTACTTGGATTGATAGCTTCAAAGTTAGGTAGTAAGCTTGGATGATTTGGGCTACAACAGTGTGACTCCAGGAATTTTTCCTAGGGTGTTCTTTAAAAAGCATAATTTTTTCCAGTGGGGGCTCTCAGCTCCAGGAATTTTTCCCAAATGTATTGTTGTTTcgttatttcattaatttgtttgtcttttataaaccataatttgttatattgttgtttcattaattataaaattattaattgtggtTTAGCCTAATATAAtgtaatttatttgtcttttataatgtattggttaattaaattattaattattgtttattagttgctttccccaattaattattggttaattaatatcccaaacaaacaaaattaattagttcaactaattACTATGATTGTTTGATACTTGGATTTATTGTATCTCACCAAAAAAACACCAACACtaacactaaaagacaattaataatCTCACCAACACCTTCCACCAATGCCAACACCGgataattcagcaaaaaaaaaaaaaaaaaaaaaacacaaacaccggataaagccaaaaacagggtaaatattaataaagagaaTTAGagaaactagtcgctaacccgtgcgatgcacgggaaaactattgatAACTTCgctaatatgaaaaaaaaaaatcaatatcatgGTGTAATTTATataccaaaccaataaaatctatcacttGCACTGAGAAATCGTGATAACCAAGAGCttgaaatcatatttaaaaaatatataattgatatAAATACTatccaatacaattaattacacaaatatAGTTTTCATACTCATTCAATCAAATATCtttcataaattatattaatcattCTTGATGTCCAAGATGTATCTAAATTCTAACATTGCCAGTAAACAAAGATGCTAGACCTTAATGGAATTGAAAAGGCAACATAATGCCAATTTACACCATTGCTAAAATCATCACTTTCCATTattgcgagagagagagagagagaggtggctATTATGTTGCATCTCTTAAGAAGAATCTaccctttacattttttttttttttttgatgtaatCAACCCATAACAAAATAGATGTACCATGTTCAAAGCATGTACATTTGGGAGattaaaagtaaaggaaaatgaaCCCATCTAAAGTTTTTTGCTCTTCCTCTTGATGTTGACTTTTCCAGCATCATCtagaattaaatttatatactcCTCAAAACCCTGTAAGGCATAAAAATTAACTTTTGAACAAATTTAAATGTATTCACTTAAAATTGTGAAAGATGCTAAAAATTAGGTTGATATCAgccttttaaccaaaattcaacattttaatGATGTACATCAATTAGCAGTTTGGCCATTGTTAGTTGCaacatatatctttttatttgtgaCAAATATGGTGCAATTTTGGCCATCAAATTTTAATCAAAAGCCATGATTAGAAATACTCATCATAAATGTGATTAAAAAACTCAAGCAGTAAATTACAACCCTCtgcatagtttttttttttttaaagactatccttaacattttatctttaaaacattaaaacagGGAATGTTGCAAAAATTTGGAATGATTTACCTATATATAGCTTAACCATACTTACTACTCCATATAATTCAAATCAAGACGTTTGATTTTCCCCCCTCATCACTCAAACAGATtatcaactaaaattttaagaatagcATTACATGCAAAACCCAGAAAAGCCCAACATTGAAAAGgacaaaatcaataattaaaagtCTCTAAAAAACATTACCACCATCATGCAATATCCAATACAGCCACTTTTAATAAGCACTATGAGaagaaaatatacaacaaaatacCTAATTTACAAAAATCTATAAAACTAAATCAAATAGTTGTTACTTATCTAACTCTCTCACGGGAACctctatttttaataagatcATCAAGTGACATATCCAATTTAGTAGCCATAAAATCAGTAGCCAAAGAAATAGTCtttgagagaaaattattttgttttctttaggGTAATCTCTTATGGGGTTTCTACGATTTTGATTAGCTTTATTGTTTTAGACTTGAATTTtccttcaattctttatttcttattgtTACCTGGCATTGGATGGATTACTCATTTATTGCTTAAAAGCGGCTTTTGATTTCAACTTCATATTTCTTACATAAACAGAAGTTACAGGACGTTCCCATGGAAGTTATTGATTGAAgtgtaatgtgtgtgtgtgtgtgtatactgCCAATACACAAAGAAATGGAAGGCAACAACACAAATCACTTCACTACCATTTCATTAATATTGAAGTTTCAAGGAAATCATCACAGTAACAAATCAGCATGAACTGGACAGACCAATTTCATTACTGATTCATGTGCCTGTTAAAGTCTATTTATTAACCATGGTGGATCATACATCCCATTCACCTCAGATTTTTAATGAGATTCCACCCATCTACGGTAGGTTATTCTAGGAGTCTTCCAATATATATTAACAAGACAGTTTTATTTATGATCACAATTAAACTCTTTATGATACATGATGCACAAATTATTCTAGATTGTGAcaataataagtttttaatttattttgttcacaataataataataaaaacatgtgTAATATGTTTACCTTGATGAAAAGATTGTACCTTTGACCCCAACTTGGATATTCCTAATGCAGCCTAGTATTGGGAATTCAGCAATTCCCAAGGTCTCAGCCCTCTGTAAGCCAGGAAAAAATGATGTGAAATTAGCTGTAATGCAAATATGGTCATATACACCTTAACCTCAACActatataaaattgtaacaaaagaaacaaataaatgatttaaaataaaaaataaataaataaataaacagaacAAAGCAATACAAAGTTAGGACTAATATAACCAAAGAGAAGACTGTGAAATTCTGCATCGATGATGAGAAAGTTAAATATTTCAATTACATCAATAAGATAAGGAAAATCAAGAGAGCCCCattcaaactatatatatgttAGTGTTAGTACAGCCTCACATGTGGAGCCTTTTCACTCATATATAGAGAACAACTTTAACATTGATAGTGTAAAGAAGTAGAGTCACTGAAACATTTACCATTTGAAAGAAATAGATATCGGCGAACAAAGaatagatgaaaaaaatatcTTCAGAAACTAAGTaggattaaaaaatgaaaattattactAAATTGCTTCAGACATACAAAGTTCTTAAACAATTCAAGCCATATAGGTCCCGAGTTCAAGTGAAACAGTTATTTTTGGCATTTCTGGGAAGTAACAATGGGGAAATAAATACCCTTTCTTTATCTCAGATTTAGGCTTCTTATAAActtccttttcctctttttctaaCAAAGACAGCACCACCTTAACAAAAACAGTTCCCATGAATCAAAATTCCTAAGCAAATCTAAATATCCCCATAAGCAGAGCACTCAGCAATAGGAGTGTAGGACTGCTATATTAATAGGAAATATTTTCCTCAAAGTGAAAGCTTATCTGAAAAAATTCAGTGAACCCTTCACATTGAAGTTAAGATTCAAAATAACTTTCAGTAAGGATGGAAAGTTTTCTATTAGATTTTTTTCCTTGTACTTCCTAAGTGATGGAAAGTTTGGTTTAGGCATTTTTACAAATGTTTTGGGGAGCAAATAACATAGTCACCAACCAAAATCTTCAACTTGTAGTAcaactttaaacaaaatacaaatgtATAAATAGTTACTAAGTATTTAACATCTAACCACTGTAATTTATCACACACACAATGAAGTATACAAAAAATTTCCAATACCAAGAGCAATATAAACAAAGAGAAAGTAAGAAAAACACAGAAAGGGCATTCACAATGTGGTTCATATGGGCGTGAGAGATGCAAAAGAAGTCTTGCTGTATCGCCTGCTAGGGACAATGACCAATATTGAAAGCCAAATTAGGAGTATGCAAACTTATGTAGGTTTTGTGGCATGCAATTGACAGATCCTTCACTAGTAACTTAGTTTTGGCTGACCAAAGCACCACAAATTTCCACATCTTCTCTTCCTGCCCTTATAGATGAAAAGTAGCTATTCGTAATTATGAGGTTGTATCACAGGAACAACATCATCTCCAATGATAAGTAAATGGTgttattcaattttctctctagaaAGACTTTAGGTTTGAATTCCTATAATCCATTTATTGtaaaccccaaaaaaaggaaagaacgGTTTAGGCATCTAAGATTGGTTCAAACATTGCGTGAATGTGTGCCTAACATGAACAAAAGTCTTCTTCAATAACTAATAAAGTAAAAGTAATAAACCCTCCCTAGAAAACGATTTAAGAAGATGATGCTAAAATCATTAAATCAACAAATTTGGTCAACCAACAGAGTTAGTAGCTTCAACTAAACTTGAACAAatcaaacctaaaaaataagagaGGCATATTGATACAACACTGAGGCCAATATTCATTCATAATTCatttactaacaaaaaaaataataataataaaaaaataaaaataaaaaaataagaaaattaagatTAATAAAAACAGATTTTTAAGGGTTAACCCACCATGACACCAACAAAGTCAGAATCGCCTTTGAAAAGGCTCGCACGGCAGAATCTTCTTAACTTTCCcatcattttcttgtgtttcaCTCCCATATAGTCTAAGCCAAGCTTCAATAattcctatttaatttttttaaaaaaatatttaaaaccaataacCTAGAGGTCAGAGGTCAGTTcgtgttttgtgtttttcagGGAAAAGATGGAGGCTGAGAGAGagttgaagaagaagcagaTATCTTTGATTTTGCACGGGTTCAACAttaatcaaaatcaattatccaaatacctaaattaaAGAAAGTCAAACCAAATCCAAGTACCTAAATCTAAGatagcaaaaattaaatcatatacaaCACCAAATACCTGCACTGGTAGTGGCTTTGGCGATATATGACGGTGGCGGCCGGAGGCTGGCACTTTTTGCCACTGAAGGAGTGAGAGAATGACCATGGGCTATGGTTTAGGGATTCTGAGAattgagagaggcagagagaacGGCTAAGAAGAAAGAGTATTCGGTCTCTCTGGAGTGggtataaaacctaaaataaaaagaaaaaaaaatagtgagagAACGCAAAGCATCGGgttgggttttaaaaaacttttattatttattttattattattatttttttaatattgtactGACGTGGAAATTTGTGAGAGCTTTaaaagtttcggttatatatatatatatatatatataaaagatgaagagagagagagactgagagacagagatgaagagagagagactgagacaAAGATGAAATCATGAAATACCTTGAGGTTGAGGGGTCGGGGCGGTGCCGTCGAGACTCTAGCAGCACGTCGAGGTGAGGAAGACCGATCGATCTCCGATCTCCTTCTTCGATCTGGCGATCTCCTTCTCCGATCCGGCGATCCGTTGGTTCTGCCGTTCTGGAGCTCAGTTAATTGGGTTTATGGGTTATGTATTTTCTTTAGACTTTAGGTtaggtttctttctttctttcaagcGTTGTCCATTGGTTTCTGAGAATCTGATTTCAGTATATTGGGATTtggtttatttggttttttttttttttttttttttttgagaatccgtggGTTTGCTACTGTAATCTGTTGGATTTGCTTtaccttgtttttttctttagagtGGGTTTGCTTTACCgattgatgttgggctttttttccTGGTGGGCTTgcttttgttacaattttatttattttttcagattttagttcaaaatttttttttgggctttttttttatttttttgctgcttgaaagtagaacaaataattttttttttgtttatttgaggGTATTCCTAATTTGATTGAGggtgttcttattttttttaaagggtaaacaaataaaaaaaattaattattatatataatttttttttcttcaggcGTCGCCCCTGTTGCTAAACATGAAGAACGTATCAAGAAGGAAGAGAAGTTGCAATCGTGGAGAGCTGCTTTGACTCAAGTTGCCAATCTCTCTGGATGGGATACACGGAATAagtaagaatttattttgcACACTTTcagaatataaatattatacatCATTGCTTTGTTTCACTTggccaaataaattttttcaagttATGTTACTTAATATATTTACTCAGCcagatagaaaagaaatctaATCATGGATCGCTGAATTTAATACTTACGTTGTGTCCATTACTCAAATATTAGCTACTAGATTAGTTACTAGTGtcttactcaaaaaaaaaaaaaaaaaaaaatgaagaagattaGTTACtagtggattctcaaaaaaaaaaaaaagttactttatatTAACACGGAG contains:
- the LOC126725765 gene encoding putative F-box/LRR-repeat protein 23 — translated: MSEVAAKLPLLEELDITLGPLSKESLEAVGCCCPLLKSIKWNQQWYAAYGLSQIKCNEEAVAIAKNMPELRHLQIIGNKLVNDGLLARHDGCPQLESLDLRKCFHVTLSGNLGKYAQRIKVLRHPDDSTDNYEFVADDGSFDEGSDIVYSLDSTVGDEFFDDIHDHGSFDDDDDTDYDPTNSY